One region of Planctomycetota bacterium genomic DNA includes:
- a CDS encoding HD domain-containing protein: MADAPRTVSPLWQEASHFAQRAHRHQLRKDGRTPYASHVTRVALTVAVVFGCTDETVLAAALLHDTIEDTTTDFEDIEERFGAEVAKIVANLTNLAMLPEAQREEEYFGRLRASCWRTKLVKLADAYDNVSDVESFPHDEQATRRHKTREKARRALEVAEPEASDHAIVSKAAAVLRGALGER; the protein is encoded by the coding sequence ATGGCCGACGCACCCAGAACAGTTTCGCCGCTGTGGCAGGAGGCTTCGCACTTCGCGCAGCGGGCGCACCGGCACCAGCTCCGCAAGGACGGGCGCACGCCCTACGCCTCGCACGTCACGCGCGTGGCGCTCACCGTCGCGGTGGTCTTCGGGTGCACCGACGAGACGGTGCTGGCGGCGGCCCTGCTGCACGACACCATCGAGGACACCACGACCGACTTCGAGGACATCGAGGAGCGCTTCGGCGCCGAGGTCGCGAAGATCGTGGCGAACCTGACGAACCTCGCGATGCTGCCCGAGGCGCAGCGCGAGGAGGAGTACTTCGGGCGCCTGCGCGCGTCGTGCTGGCGGACGAAGCTCGTCAAGCTGGCCGACGCGTACGACAACGTGTCGGACGTCGAGTCCTTCCCGCACGACGAGCAGGCGACGCGCCGGCACAAGACGCGCGAGAAGGCGCGCCGGGCGCTGGAGGTCGCGGAGCCCGAGGCGTCGGACCACGCGATCGTCTCGAAGGCGGCGGCGGTGCTGCGGGGCGCGCTGGGCGAGCGCTAG
- a CDS encoding PDZ domain-containing protein, which produces MLGRPAQVIAVLALCLSGAAAGAIPPVLLNPRALPSSASEGDRSDEWLAERVAALDADDLSTRDTAARDIIVEADLPLIERALARADLSPEQRTRLDALAFSRFRMEPRGAMGVSFSGFSSPQGVELSATVAGFDAARELRAGDIIRAMDGLPVRVTNDARAIILSHDPGDEVTVEIARQGEVRAVTLRLGRFVDLQNAASPDDDTLAAAWAIRAARRAPPAPEVLDTGMTPERFAAISRRADRAPVAVQPPAARLAPGGAGRPVSHAEQEFLIPRSGTGDPELDALRAQILQLDNNVRQRDRALTNERNPARREALLRVLMNERATLNAMRAKLDELARQRRKIVR; this is translated from the coding sequence ATGCTGGGACGTCCCGCGCAGGTGATCGCCGTGCTCGCCCTGTGCCTGTCGGGCGCCGCCGCGGGCGCTATCCCGCCGGTGCTGCTGAACCCGCGCGCCCTGCCGTCGTCGGCCTCGGAGGGCGACCGCTCCGACGAGTGGCTGGCCGAGCGGGTCGCCGCGCTCGACGCCGACGATCTCTCGACCCGCGACACCGCCGCCCGCGACATCATCGTCGAGGCCGACCTGCCCCTCATCGAGCGGGCCCTCGCCCGCGCCGATCTCTCGCCCGAGCAGCGCACCCGTCTGGACGCGCTCGCGTTCTCCCGCTTCCGGATGGAACCCCGCGGCGCGATGGGCGTGTCGTTCTCCGGCTTTTCGAGCCCGCAGGGGGTGGAGCTCTCCGCCACCGTCGCCGGGTTCGACGCCGCGCGTGAACTCCGCGCGGGCGACATCATCCGCGCGATGGACGGGCTTCCCGTGCGGGTCACCAACGACGCGCGCGCGATCATCCTGTCCCACGACCCGGGCGACGAAGTGACCGTCGAGATCGCCCGACAGGGCGAGGTGCGGGCCGTCACGCTGCGCCTGGGACGCTTCGTCGACCTGCAGAACGCCGCGAGCCCCGACGACGACACGCTGGCCGCCGCGTGGGCCATCCGCGCCGCCCGCCGCGCGCCGCCCGCGCCAGAGGTGCTCGACACGGGCATGACTCCGGAGCGGTTCGCCGCCATCTCGCGCCGGGCCGACCGGGCGCCCGTCGCGGTCCAGCCGCCCGCGGCCCGCCTCGCCCCCGGCGGGGCAGGCCGCCCCGTCAGCCACGCCGAGCAGGAGTTCCTCATCCCGCGCTCCGGCACGGGCGATCCGGAGCTCGACGCCCTTCGCGCCCAGATCCTCCAGTTGGACAACAACGTACGCCAGCGCGATCGGGCCCTGACAAACGAGCGCAACCCCGCACGGCGTGAGGCGCTGCTCCGCGTGCTCATGAACGAGCGCGCCACCCTGAACGCGATGCGCGCCAAGCTCGACGAACTCGCGCGCCAACGCCGCAAGATCGTCCGCTAG